Proteins co-encoded in one Campylobacter jejuni genomic window:
- a CDS encoding bifunctional ADP-dependent NAD(P)H-hydrate dehydratase/NAD(P)H-hydrate epimerase has protein sequence MKAIIDNIKILEQNAINKGLDELILMENAGLNLAKLIKKEAKKIRIQRKIRKVKTLFLLGGGNNASDGLVALRNLKHAKAYKIGFKENTLFKKQEQILQNYAFKFCKKEPNFKKFHIIVDCILGTGSNRCLDEKTSLIIQKVNQSKALKIACDIPTNLGFYPCFKADITFCMGALKEILLEDFAKEFVGRIKIANLGISSKKFYPNSQAFLLEKKDLKTIDRKINANKGNFGHIYIVANASAGTLAGLGALNFGAGLVSLVAQKSFSPLLMLKEKIENNASAIALGMGLENLDFLKDEILQNTPLILDANCFLSEALLWYLNRKDIVITPHPKEFIKLYKMCFDENLDIETLQKNRFFYARKFSQNYDCVLVLKGANPIIAQKEKLFVVNLGNQALAKGGSGDVLSGMIAAHLGFGFSALEAAKNATLAHGLVAKKYKFNKNSFDALKLIKGLKCL, from the coding sequence ATGAAAGCTATTATTGATAATATAAAAATTTTAGAACAAAATGCTATAAATAAAGGCTTAGATGAGCTTATTTTAATGGAAAATGCGGGATTAAATTTAGCTAAGCTGATTAAAAAAGAAGCTAAAAAAATTCGCATTCAACGCAAGATTAGAAAAGTAAAAACACTTTTTTTATTAGGCGGGGGTAACAACGCTTCAGATGGCTTGGTGGCTTTAAGAAATTTAAAACACGCTAAAGCTTATAAAATAGGCTTTAAAGAAAATACGCTTTTTAAAAAACAAGAGCAAATTTTACAAAATTATGCTTTTAAATTTTGTAAAAAAGAACCCAATTTTAAAAAATTTCATATTATTGTTGATTGTATTTTAGGTACAGGTTCAAATCGTTGTTTAGATGAAAAAACAAGTTTAATTATTCAAAAAGTTAATCAAAGCAAAGCTTTAAAAATAGCTTGTGATATACCTACAAATTTGGGATTTTATCCTTGTTTTAAAGCTGATATTACATTTTGTATGGGAGCTTTAAAGGAAATTTTACTTGAAGATTTTGCTAAGGAATTTGTAGGAAGGATTAAAATAGCCAATTTAGGCATTAGCTCTAAGAAATTTTACCCTAATTCTCAAGCTTTTTTGCTTGAAAAAAAAGATTTAAAAACTATAGATAGAAAAATCAACGCCAATAAAGGAAATTTTGGCCATATTTATATAGTTGCCAATGCAAGTGCTGGAACTTTAGCAGGACTTGGAGCCTTAAATTTTGGAGCAGGTCTTGTTTCTTTAGTAGCACAAAAAAGTTTCTCGCCTCTTTTGATGTTAAAAGAAAAAATTGAAAATAATGCAAGTGCTATTGCTTTAGGTATGGGGCTTGAAAATTTGGATTTTCTAAAAGATGAAATTTTGCAAAACACTCCTTTGATCTTGGATGCAAACTGCTTTTTAAGTGAAGCTTTGCTTTGGTATTTAAACAGAAAAGATATTGTTATAACCCCTCATCCAAAAGAATTTATAAAACTTTATAAAATGTGCTTTGATGAGAATTTAGATATAGAAACATTGCAAAAAAATCGCTTTTTCTATGCTAGAAAATTTTCACAAAATTATGATTGTGTTCTTGTTTTAAAAGGAGCAAATCCTATTATTGCACAAAAAGAAAAATTATTTGTTGTAAATTTAGGAAATCAAGCCTTAGCTAAAGGTGGGAGTGGAGATGTTTTAAGTGGAATGATTGCTGCACATTTAGGTTTTGGTTTTAGCGCTTTAGAAGCAGCAAAAAATGCTACTTTAGCTCATGGACTTGTTGCAAAAAAATATAAATTTAATAAAAATAGCTTTGACGCTTTAAAACTTATCAAAGGATTAAAATGCTTGTAA
- a CDS encoding NYN domain-containing protein, producing MENKSIAIFIDAENIPAKYAKSIFDIASDYGEVIIKRIYGDWTQKNIQGWREQIAEYSLIAMQQFNFAANKNSSDMYLITEIMSIFYEKNIDIFVIVSSDSDYTSLIQKLRENKKQVIGMGLEKSIKSYVNAFSEFFYLDKDESKKEDILSKDYLRALINITEQLIDEKGRAEYAQIRTNMNRKYSDFHPQNYGFKNFRALIQKFLPKMKKFEEEREKNIYFLVKKDYESYY from the coding sequence ATGGAAAATAAAAGTATAGCTATCTTTATAGATGCAGAAAATATCCCTGCAAAATACGCTAAAAGTATTTTTGATATCGCTTCAGATTATGGAGAGGTTATCATTAAACGCATTTATGGGGATTGGACTCAAAAAAATATACAAGGTTGGAGAGAGCAAATTGCTGAATATTCTTTAATCGCTATGCAACAATTTAATTTTGCAGCCAACAAAAACTCAAGCGATATGTATTTAATCACTGAAATCATGTCCATATTTTATGAAAAAAATATAGATATTTTTGTTATTGTTTCAAGCGATAGTGATTATACTTCACTCATTCAAAAATTAAGAGAAAATAAAAAACAAGTTATAGGAATGGGGCTTGAAAAGTCTATAAAATCCTATGTAAATGCTTTTAGTGAATTTTTTTATTTAGATAAAGATGAGAGTAAAAAAGAAGATATTTTAAGTAAGGATTATTTAAGAGCTTTAATCAATATCACCGAACAGCTTATCGATGAAAAAGGGCGTGCCGAATATGCACAAATCCGCACTAATATGAACCGCAAATACTCGGATTTTCATCCGCAAAATTATGGTTTTAAGAATTTTCGTGCTTTGATCCAGAAATTTTTACCTAAAATGAAAAAATTTGAAGAAGAAAGAGAAAAAAATATATATTTTTTGGTGAAAAAAGATTATGAAAGCTATTATTGA